In Candidatus Binataceae bacterium, a single window of DNA contains:
- a CDS encoding sulfatase — protein MSYDDLSLTVPQSAIASGVDPDTGDNLALAEQPEYRAEPADCLFAVFVGLAIVTVCTPLRTLHALLTWGLVALLPLVTYRDLFLVAAFAWLFHGLFAIARWPWARRSVVAAGWAVCLTLALYTYLSDVIYLIIRRPLTAGLLVAADNLRAIQASAQSIVTPGLVGALVMAPVWTVLIASILVGLAPEELTRLRKRFYSAAGLAATVLYLFAAHACAVRWVPYSLLSFNPQWTLVSSFFEKRTPVITDAIPASYLDDFEPAAVRRRSGADSFTVGGLNPAAWPRPLNVVMVVMESVGAERVQLYGAPFGNTPGLVELARHGMVFKRVYASEAETSAAYGALFTSVYPDHDWPSITQLAPSLAIPGLPAVLASHGYRTAFVHSGQIVFDREGEFLRNHGFQDVMAEPRDYPYPRDPELVPETLKWIESDPNRPFFVTLWTHDTHHPYVSASNRDFGVHDDRFNRYLNAVQATDALITQLAAALQKKGLADRTLLVVMGDHGEAFGDHNQLIHGGSVYDEEVHIPFMIENPAQFPHEVVVDRLMRQVDIAPTLLALLGFGTPAAWQGANAFGGELPPRAYFFAGTGNLTFGLVEGNFKYIYNFPRQLSQLYNLATDPDEKNNLASDPVYAQTIARDHLRLEAWVSFQNPYLERFEKSASADR, from the coding sequence ATGAGCTACGATGATCTGTCACTGACAGTGCCGCAATCGGCCATCGCGTCGGGCGTCGACCCCGACACGGGCGACAATCTCGCGTTGGCCGAGCAGCCGGAGTATCGGGCCGAGCCCGCGGATTGCCTGTTCGCCGTCTTTGTAGGGCTGGCGATCGTGACGGTTTGCACTCCGCTTAGAACCCTGCATGCGCTGCTCACCTGGGGCCTGGTGGCGCTGCTGCCGCTTGTGACCTACAGGGATCTTTTCCTGGTAGCGGCGTTCGCCTGGCTGTTCCACGGACTGTTTGCGATCGCTCGATGGCCATGGGCGCGCCGATCGGTCGTGGCGGCCGGTTGGGCCGTGTGCCTGACGCTCGCGCTTTACACCTATCTGAGCGACGTCATCTATCTCATCATTCGCCGGCCGCTGACGGCCGGTCTGCTCGTGGCCGCCGACAACCTTCGCGCGATCCAGGCCTCGGCCCAATCGATCGTTACGCCGGGATTGGTCGGAGCGCTGGTGATGGCGCCCGTGTGGACGGTGCTGATTGCGTCGATCCTGGTGGGGCTTGCGCCTGAGGAGCTGACGCGCTTGCGCAAGCGTTTCTATTCGGCGGCCGGCCTGGCGGCTACCGTGCTCTATCTTTTCGCCGCCCACGCCTGCGCGGTTCGATGGGTGCCCTACTCGCTCTTGTCCTTCAACCCGCAATGGACCCTGGTCTCGTCGTTCTTCGAGAAGCGCACGCCGGTAATCACCGACGCCATCCCGGCCAGCTATCTCGATGACTTCGAGCCCGCCGCAGTACGCCGACGCTCCGGCGCGGATAGCTTTACCGTGGGCGGGTTGAACCCGGCAGCGTGGCCGCGGCCGCTCAACGTGGTGATGGTGGTGATGGAGTCGGTCGGCGCCGAGCGGGTCCAGCTCTACGGCGCGCCGTTCGGCAATACTCCCGGGCTCGTCGAACTGGCTCGCCACGGCATGGTTTTCAAGCGGGTGTACGCATCTGAGGCTGAAACTTCAGCCGCCTATGGCGCACTGTTCACGTCGGTCTATCCGGATCACGATTGGCCAAGCATCACTCAACTCGCCCCGTCCCTGGCGATCCCGGGATTACCCGCCGTGCTCGCAAGCCATGGCTACCGCACCGCCTTCGTCCACTCCGGGCAGATCGTTTTCGACCGCGAGGGCGAGTTCTTAAGGAATCATGGCTTCCAGGATGTCATGGCCGAGCCGCGCGACTATCCCTACCCGCGCGATCCGGAATTGGTGCCGGAGACGCTCAAATGGATCGAGAGCGATCCCAACCGGCCCTTCTTCGTAACGCTCTGGACGCATGACACTCACCATCCCTACGTGTCGGCGTCGAATCGCGACTTCGGCGTTCACGACGACAGGTTCAATCGCTATCTCAACGCCGTCCAGGCGACCGACGCACTGATCACGCAACTGGCGGCGGCGCTGCAGAAGAAAGGACTCGCGGATCGGACCCTGCTGGTCGTTATGGGCGATCATGGAGAGGCCTTCGGCGACCACAACCAGTTGATCCATGGCGGCAGTGTCTATGACGAAGAAGTCCATATCCCGTTTATGATCGAGAACCCGGCGCAGTTCCCGCATGAGGTAGTTGTCGATCGCCTGATGCGCCAGGTGGATATCGCGCCGACTCTGCTGGCGCTGCTGGGCTTCGGCACGCCCGCCGCGTGGCAGGGCGCCAATGCCTTCGGCGGGGAGCTTCCGCCGCGGGCCTACTTCTTTGCCGGCACCGGAAATCTTACCTTCGGCCTGGTGGAGGGCAACTTCAAATATATCTATAATTTCCCGCGCCAACTCAGTCAGCTCTACAACCTCGCAACCGATCCTGACGAAAAAAACAATCTCGCTTCCGACCCGGTCTACGCGCAAACGATCGCGCGCGACCATCTGCGGCTCGAAGCCTGGGTCTCGTTTCAGAACCCGTATTTGGAACGATTCGAAAAGTCCGCTAGCGCAGACCGTTGA
- a CDS encoding sulfatase, with protein sequence MAASPAEGAPRAELAAAVPAAPARTPASHRDSAEYLFAGFIALTIVTVTAPLRTIHALLPWRRVVLLPLATCQDLFVLAAIAWAFYGLFAIVKPPWARRLVAVAGWTVSVTLALYGYLSSIIYLVIRRPLTLGLLAAADNLRGIQSSIHAIATPALISELAMAPAYLVLIAISLESFAPAAVRRMRSAFHSLWGLSLTSIFLVAAHGWAIRNVPFSLASFNPQWTLMSSAFELHTPVVKDVIPNGYLADFEPTEKRPSPAPALPAGAALAAAAERPLNVLMIVMESVGARHLGLYGAPFDDTPNISELARRALVFNRAYVAEAETSAAMGALFASVYPDHDWPSLTQLAPDLSIPGLPAVLSGKGYRTAFIHSGQLVFDRQGEFVRSRGFDQVFDRDSDADLPVDAGLVAPALEWIKADPSRPFFLTVWTQDTHHPYLAVQHHDYGVHDAFLSRYLNAVWATDRIIGQLAAALQTMGLADRTLIVITGDHGEAFGEHGQLIHGGTIYNEEVQVPLLIVNPKLFPRELRVNRVVRQIDIAPTLLALLGFNAPAAWQGADVFDPGAPARAYLFAGTGNFSFGLVEGDYKYIYDFQRDRSQLYNLAIDPGETRNLASNSAYAYMMKRAHLRLEAWVSFQNRYLARFENSHPPNNERAVVR encoded by the coding sequence ATGGCTGCCAGTCCGGCAGAGGGCGCTCCGCGCGCGGAGCTTGCCGCTGCGGTACCTGCTGCCCCGGCGCGGACCCCAGCGTCGCATCGCGACAGCGCGGAGTATCTGTTCGCCGGGTTCATTGCGCTGACCATTGTGACGGTCACGGCGCCGCTGCGAACCATTCATGCGCTCCTTCCGTGGCGGCGCGTCGTGTTGCTGCCGCTTGCGACCTGCCAGGATCTGTTCGTGCTGGCGGCGATTGCGTGGGCCTTTTACGGACTCTTCGCGATCGTCAAGCCGCCGTGGGCAAGGCGTTTGGTTGCGGTTGCAGGATGGACCGTCAGCGTTACGCTCGCGCTCTACGGCTACCTGAGCAGCATCATCTATCTGGTCATCCGCAGGCCGCTGACTCTCGGTTTGCTCGCGGCCGCCGACAATCTGCGCGGTATCCAGTCCTCGATCCACGCAATTGCGACGCCCGCGCTGATTTCCGAGCTGGCGATGGCCCCGGCTTACCTGGTGCTGATCGCAATAAGCCTCGAATCGTTTGCCCCCGCCGCAGTGAGGCGGATGCGCAGCGCTTTTCACTCCCTCTGGGGACTGTCGCTCACGTCGATCTTTCTCGTCGCGGCGCACGGCTGGGCCATCCGCAACGTGCCCTTTTCACTGGCATCCTTTAATCCGCAGTGGACCCTGATGTCGTCGGCTTTTGAGCTGCACACGCCGGTGGTGAAGGACGTTATCCCGAACGGGTATCTCGCCGACTTTGAGCCGACGGAGAAGCGCCCCTCGCCGGCGCCGGCCCTGCCCGCCGGGGCGGCGCTCGCGGCGGCGGCAGAACGGCCGCTTAACGTTCTGATGATCGTGATGGAGTCGGTTGGCGCCCGACACCTCGGGCTCTATGGTGCGCCATTCGACGACACACCCAACATCTCCGAGTTGGCCCGCCGCGCGCTCGTTTTCAACCGGGCCTATGTAGCCGAAGCGGAGACCTCGGCGGCCATGGGCGCACTGTTCGCCTCGGTCTATCCCGATCATGATTGGCCGAGTCTCACCCAGCTTGCCCCCGACTTGTCGATTCCCGGTCTGCCCGCGGTCTTGTCGGGCAAAGGCTACCGCACGGCGTTCATCCATTCGGGACAGCTCGTGTTCGACCGCCAGGGCGAGTTCGTGCGCAGCCGCGGCTTCGACCAGGTTTTCGACCGCGATAGCGACGCCGACCTTCCCGTCGACGCCGGGCTGGTGGCGCCGGCGCTGGAATGGATAAAGGCCGATCCTTCGCGACCGTTTTTTCTGACCGTTTGGACCCAGGACACGCACCATCCCTATCTGGCCGTGCAGCATCACGACTACGGCGTCCACGACGCCTTTCTTAGCCGTTATCTCAACGCGGTGTGGGCGACCGACAGGATAATCGGACAACTGGCCGCGGCGTTGCAGACGATGGGGCTCGCGGACCGCACACTGATCGTGATTACCGGCGACCACGGTGAGGCGTTCGGCGAGCATGGGCAGCTGATCCACGGCGGCACCATTTACAACGAAGAAGTGCAGGTGCCGCTGCTGATCGTGAATCCGAAGCTTTTCCCGCGCGAGCTGAGGGTGAATCGGGTCGTGCGCCAGATCGATATTGCGCCGACTCTGCTGGCGCTGCTCGGCTTCAACGCGCCCGCAGCCTGGCAGGGCGCCGACGTTTTCGACCCCGGCGCGCCCGCTCGCGCCTACCTCTTCGCGGGCACCGGGAATTTTTCCTTCGGACTGGTCGAGGGCGACTACAAGTACATCTACGACTTTCAGCGCGACCGCTCGCAACTCTACAATCTTGCGATCGACCCGGGCGAGACCCGGAACCTCGCTTCGAACAGCGCGTATGCCTACATGATGAAGCGCGCGCATCTGCGGCTTGAAGCCTGGGTATCCTTTCAGAACCGTTACCTGGCGCGGTTCGAAAACTCGCACCCGCCCAATAACGAAAGAGCGGTCGTTAGATGA